A window from Kovacikia minuta CCNUW1 encodes these proteins:
- a CDS encoding type II toxin-antitoxin system RelE/ParE family toxin, translating into MNYVLVFRPELRKELDEIYSWYESQELGLGDDFLEQIDEALDRICQIPESSPAVYRDVRRAVIRRFPYIIYYRIVSSRVIVTAVFHGRRNSKVWQART; encoded by the coding sequence ATGAATTATGTACTGGTATTCCGCCCAGAACTTCGAAAAGAACTTGATGAAATATATAGCTGGTATGAAAGTCAGGAATTAGGGCTAGGCGACGATTTTTTAGAGCAGATTGACGAGGCTTTAGATCGAATCTGTCAGATTCCAGAGTCTTCCCCCGCTGTTTATCGTGATGTTCGGCGAGCCGTGATACGACGCTTTCCCTATATCATTTATTACCGTATCGTATCTAGTCGAGTAATAGTAACCGCAGTGTTTCATGGGCGTAGAAATTCAAAAGTGTGGCAGGCACGAACCTAA
- a CDS encoding addiction module protein — MDITTTLNQIIALSIQDRIRLVQAILDSIAAEQDYLDLTDSQKQELDRRIDDYEANPDDVLTWEEVKASVKARR; from the coding sequence ATGGACATCACAACCACCTTAAATCAGATCATTGCATTAAGTATTCAAGATCGCATTCGCCTCGTACAAGCTATCTTAGATAGTATTGCAGCGGAACAAGACTATCTTGACCTTACAGACTCTCAGAAGCAGGAACTAGATCGTCGAATTGATGATTATGAAGCTAATCCAGACGACGTGCTGACTTGGGAAGAAGTTAAAGCCTCAGTTAAAGCACGAAGATGA